Proteins from a genomic interval of Aquabacterium sp. A3:
- a CDS encoding putative solute-binding protein codes for MPAAWAQAGTQSALRAVRMCVFDPSGTAGDAWRAATDHRLEMQQHGVDLQAQPYTNERVAVEDYRTGRCDALMATALRTRAFNGMAAALDSMGAATVVRGDKVDLNASFEVVRRFVEVLSEPKAAELMSSGEHEVGGILPMGAAYAFSRDRSLNVLGGLQGRKVATLEHDQAQAEWVRRLGGTPVSADSLNFGAMFNNAHVDVLIAPTIAYKPLELQRGLGTQGGVSRFPLTIYTYQLVLRKAAVPAGFAQLSRSYMAQNFDLAIASLRLADRGVPASYWVDVPPASVQPAVGLLREVRKTLVEQGVYDAKGLRLAKRLRCEQAPTAAECASNDPW; via the coding sequence ATGCCCGCCGCGTGGGCCCAGGCCGGCACTCAGTCGGCGCTGCGCGCCGTCAGGATGTGTGTGTTCGACCCCTCGGGCACGGCGGGAGACGCCTGGCGGGCCGCCACCGATCACCGGCTGGAAATGCAGCAGCATGGCGTGGACCTTCAGGCCCAGCCCTACACCAACGAACGGGTGGCTGTCGAAGACTATCGCACGGGACGCTGCGATGCCTTGATGGCCACGGCCCTGCGCACGCGGGCATTCAACGGCATGGCCGCCGCGCTGGATTCCATGGGGGCGGCCACCGTGGTGCGTGGCGACAAGGTGGACCTCAATGCCAGCTTCGAGGTGGTGCGGCGGTTTGTCGAGGTGCTCAGCGAGCCCAAGGCGGCCGAACTGATGAGCTCTGGCGAGCACGAGGTGGGTGGGATCCTGCCGATGGGCGCCGCGTACGCCTTCAGCCGCGACCGCAGCCTGAACGTGCTGGGGGGTCTGCAAGGGCGCAAGGTGGCCACGCTGGAGCACGACCAGGCTCAGGCCGAATGGGTGCGCCGCCTCGGGGGCACCCCCGTGTCCGCTGATTCGCTGAACTTTGGCGCCATGTTCAACAATGCCCATGTGGACGTGCTGATCGCCCCCACCATCGCCTACAAACCGCTGGAGTTGCAGCGCGGCCTGGGCACCCAAGGGGGCGTCAGCCGCTTTCCGCTGACCATCTACACCTACCAGTTGGTGCTGCGCAAGGCGGCGGTGCCCGCTGGGTTTGCCCAACTCTCACGCAGCTACATGGCCCAGAACTTTGACCTGGCGATCGCCTCCTTGCGCCTGGCAGACCGTGGTGTGCCGGCCAGCTACTGGGTGGACGTGCCGCCGGCGTCCGTGCAACCCGCCGTGGGCTTGTTGCGCGAGGTGCGCAAGACGCTGGTGGAGCAGGGCGTTTACGACGCCAAAGGCTTGCGTCTGGCCAAGCGCTTGCGCTGTGAGCAGGCCCCCACGGCGGCCGAGTGCGCCAGCAACGACCCCTGGTGA
- the exaC gene encoding acetaldehyde dehydrogenase ExaC, whose translation MRYPHPGQAGAPLSFKARYDNFINGQFQPPVGGQYFEVITPISGKVFTQAARSTEADIELALDAAHAAKDKWAATSPTERSNILLKIADRIEQNAEKLAYAETVDNGKPIRETLNADIPLSADHFRYFAGCLRAQEGALSEIDSNTIAYHFHEPLGVVGQIIPWNFPILMAAWKLAPALGAGNCVVLKPAESTPVSILVLAELIADLLPPGVLNIVNGYGREAGMPLATSKRIAKIAFTGSTATGKIIGQAAAANLIPATLELGGKSPNIFFDDVMAQDDAFLDKAIEGMVLFAFNQGEVCTCPSRALIQESMYDRFIERAVKRVAAIKQGCPLDTDTMMGAQASSMQMDKIMSYMALGKEEGAQVLIGGDRAQLGGELADGYYIQPTLFKGHNGMRIFREEIFGPVLAVTTFKDEAEALQIANDTPYGLGAGVWTRDISRAYRFGRGIQAGRVWTNCYHHYPAHATFGGYKESGIGRETHKMMLDHYQQTKNILVSYDPNKLGFF comes from the coding sequence ATGCGCTACCCTCATCCCGGCCAGGCCGGTGCTCCGCTGAGCTTCAAGGCCCGTTATGACAATTTCATCAATGGGCAGTTCCAGCCGCCCGTCGGTGGGCAGTATTTCGAGGTGATCACGCCCATCAGCGGCAAGGTGTTCACGCAGGCCGCCCGGTCTACCGAAGCGGACATCGAACTGGCCCTGGACGCCGCCCACGCCGCCAAGGACAAGTGGGCGGCCACCTCGCCCACCGAGCGCTCCAACATCCTGCTCAAGATCGCCGACCGCATCGAGCAAAACGCCGAGAAGCTGGCGTATGCCGAAACGGTGGACAACGGCAAGCCCATCCGCGAAACGCTCAACGCCGACATTCCGCTGTCGGCCGATCACTTCCGCTACTTCGCCGGCTGCCTGCGTGCGCAGGAAGGCGCACTGAGCGAGATCGATAGCAACACCATCGCCTATCACTTCCACGAGCCCTTGGGCGTGGTGGGCCAGATCATTCCCTGGAACTTTCCCATCCTGATGGCCGCCTGGAAACTGGCCCCCGCCCTGGGTGCGGGCAACTGCGTGGTGCTCAAGCCCGCCGAGTCGACGCCCGTGTCGATCCTCGTGCTGGCCGAACTGATCGCCGACCTGCTGCCCCCCGGTGTGCTCAACATCGTCAACGGCTACGGGCGCGAGGCGGGCATGCCGCTGGCCACCAGCAAGCGCATCGCCAAGATCGCCTTCACCGGCTCGACCGCCACGGGCAAGATCATCGGGCAGGCTGCGGCCGCCAACCTGATCCCGGCCACGCTGGAGCTGGGTGGCAAGAGCCCCAACATCTTCTTTGACGACGTGATGGCCCAGGACGATGCCTTTCTGGACAAGGCCATCGAGGGCATGGTGCTGTTTGCCTTCAACCAGGGGGAGGTGTGTACCTGCCCCAGCCGCGCCCTGATTCAGGAATCGATGTACGACCGATTCATCGAGCGTGCTGTGAAGCGTGTGGCGGCCATCAAGCAGGGCTGCCCGCTGGACACGGACACCATGATGGGCGCGCAGGCCTCGTCCATGCAGATGGACAAGATCATGTCCTACATGGCGCTGGGCAAGGAAGAGGGTGCCCAGGTGCTGATCGGCGGCGACCGGGCCCAACTGGGCGGCGAGCTGGCCGATGGCTACTACATCCAGCCCACGCTGTTCAAGGGCCACAACGGCATGCGCATCTTCCGTGAAGAGATTTTTGGCCCGGTGCTGGCCGTGACCACCTTCAAGGACGAGGCCGAGGCCCTGCAGATCGCCAACGACACGCCCTATGGCCTGGGCGCGGGCGTGTGGACCCGCGACATCAGCCGTGCGTACCGCTTTGGCCGGGGCATCCAGGCCGGGCGCGTGTGGACCAACTGCTACCACCACTACCCGGCGCACGCCACCTTCGGTGGCTACAAGGAGTCGGGCATCGGGCGCGAGACCCACAAGATGATGCTGGACCACTACCAGCAGACCAAGAACATCCTGGTCAGCTACGACCCCAACAAGCTGGGCTTCTTCTGA
- a CDS encoding putative solute-binding protein yields MKLNKFLSLRQAALALVASAGLWSCAQAAEPAKVCVFDPIGTSGDVHRALEDYRLQMAKAGYSLVVRTYVDENVAVEDFRTNQCDALMATGIRTRHFVPVSAALDSPGASSILRNGRIDMDASFDVVRKFIGILSSPKAASMVKVNQYEVAGIIPLGAAYAFVNDKQLKTLQAAAGKRVAALDHDRSQAELIMRAGARPVAANITNFATMFNNGSVDVIIAPAIIYRPFELQKGIGTKGGVARFPITILSYQMIIRSSAFPEGFGQVSRSHFAKNVEEAIRIARKADLDIPPKLWLDPTQEENDQYMVLMRQGRVLMANKGLFDKTGLKILKRIRCSVEPASAECSERTEEWK; encoded by the coding sequence ATGAAACTCAACAAGTTCCTCTCCTTGCGTCAGGCTGCGCTGGCGTTGGTGGCGTCCGCAGGCCTGTGGTCGTGCGCGCAGGCGGCCGAGCCCGCCAAGGTGTGCGTGTTCGACCCCATCGGCACCAGTGGTGACGTGCACCGCGCGCTGGAAGACTACCGCTTGCAGATGGCCAAAGCGGGCTATTCGCTGGTGGTGCGCACCTATGTGGATGAAAACGTGGCCGTGGAGGACTTTCGCACCAACCAGTGCGATGCCCTGATGGCCACGGGCATCCGCACCCGCCATTTCGTGCCGGTGTCGGCGGCGCTCGATTCGCCTGGCGCCTCCAGCATCCTGCGCAATGGCCGCATTGACATGGATGCCAGCTTCGACGTGGTGCGCAAGTTCATTGGCATCCTCAGTTCGCCGAAAGCCGCTTCCATGGTCAAGGTGAACCAGTACGAGGTGGCGGGCATCATTCCGCTGGGCGCAGCCTATGCGTTCGTGAACGACAAGCAGTTGAAGACCTTGCAAGCCGCCGCAGGCAAGCGGGTGGCCGCGCTGGACCATGACCGCTCGCAGGCCGAGTTGATCATGCGTGCGGGCGCGCGTCCGGTGGCGGCCAACATCACCAACTTCGCCACGATGTTCAACAACGGCAGCGTGGACGTGATCATCGCCCCGGCCATCATTTACCGGCCATTCGAGTTGCAAAAGGGCATTGGAACGAAGGGCGGCGTGGCGCGCTTTCCGATCACCATCCTGAGCTACCAGATGATCATTCGCTCTTCGGCCTTTCCCGAGGGGTTCGGGCAGGTTTCCCGCTCTCACTTTGCCAAGAACGTGGAAGAGGCGATTCGCATCGCGCGCAAGGCCGATCTGGACATCCCGCCCAAGCTGTGGCTGGACCCCACCCAGGAAGAAAACGACCAGTACATGGTGCTGATGCGTCAAGGGCGCGTGCTCATGGCCAACAAGGGCCTGTTCGACAAGACGGGCTTGAAGATTCTCAAGCGGATTCGATGCAGTGTGGAGCCCGCTTCGGCCGAATGCAGCGAGCGCACCGAGGAGTGGAAATGA
- a CDS encoding ArsC family reductase: protein MNLTVYGIPNCTTVKKARAWLDARGLAYQFHDYKKMGVPADRLPQWVDALGWEKLINRQGTTWRKLDPAIQAGVVDATTAQALMQDHPSVIKRPLLERDGVPLAIGFDEPAWLAVVSE from the coding sequence ATGAACCTGACGGTATACGGAATCCCCAACTGCACCACGGTGAAAAAGGCTCGCGCCTGGCTGGACGCGCGTGGGCTGGCTTACCAGTTTCACGACTACAAGAAGATGGGCGTGCCGGCCGACCGTCTGCCCCAGTGGGTGGACGCCCTGGGGTGGGAAAAGTTGATCAACCGCCAGGGAACCACCTGGCGCAAGCTGGATCCAGCCATTCAGGCGGGCGTTGTCGATGCCACCACGGCCCAGGCCTTGATGCAGGACCACCCCAGTGTGATCAAGCGTCCGCTGCTGGAGCGCGATGGCGTGCCGCTGGCGATCGGTTTTGACGAGCCTGCGTGGCTGGCTGTCGTGAGTGAATGA